From a single Fusobacterium ulcerans ATCC 49185 genomic region:
- the yaaA gene encoding S4 domain-containing protein YaaA has translation MEEVKISTEFIKLDQFLKWTGICDTGVDAKFFITEGNVKVNGELEIRRGKKLYPGDKVEAEGRVFIVK, from the coding sequence ATGGAAGAAGTAAAAATATCTACTGAATTTATTAAACTGGATCAATTTTTAAAGTGGACTGGGATATGTGATACTGGAGTAGATGCTAAATTTTTTATAACTGAGGGAAATGTAAAAGTTAATGGAGAATTAGAGATAAGAAGAGGTAAAAAACTTTACCCAGGTGATAAAGTTGAAGCTGAGGGAAGAGTTTTCATAGTAAAATAA
- a CDS encoding DUF721 domain-containing protein, whose amino-acid sequence MIEIENIGRMIERAIEKSRRLKEGILKAQWKNIAGKLSEKSQVLYIKENVLYTAVENSSVLHFMEMNKKKYIEKVNEILNADIINDMSFRISKIKEEEIYDDMYMDNNNLSEEKVSEDKYLNIDFNEMDISQKIEHLKKSAEKKEQRLLEAGYKKCPECGAYFKGTEDMCKICRDKKGRG is encoded by the coding sequence ATGATAGAGATAGAGAACATAGGGAGAATGATAGAAAGGGCAATTGAAAAGAGCAGAAGATTAAAAGAGGGTATCCTCAAAGCTCAATGGAAAAATATTGCAGGAAAACTTTCTGAGAAAAGTCAGGTTCTTTACATAAAAGAAAATGTACTTTATACTGCTGTGGAAAACTCATCAGTGCTTCACTTTATGGAGATGAATAAGAAAAAATATATAGAAAAAGTTAATGAAATATTAAATGCAGATATAATAAACGATATGTCATTTCGTATCTCTAAAATAAAAGAAGAAGAGATATATGATGATATGTATATGGATAATAATAATTTATCTGAAGAGAAAGTTTCTGAGGATAAATATTTAAATATAGATTTTAATGAAATGGATATATCTCAAAAAATAGAGCATCTGAAAAAATCTGCTGAAAAAAAGGAGCAGCGTTTATTAGAAGCGGGATATAAAAAATGTCCAGAATGCGGAGCATATTTCAAAGGCACAGAAGATATGTGCAAAATATGCCGAGATAAAAAAGGCAGAGGATGA
- the gyrA gene encoding DNA gyrase subunit A — protein sequence MSNVNNRYIEDEMKESYLDYSMSVIVSRALPDVRDGMKPVHRRILFAMSELGMTYDKAYKKSARIVGEVLGKYHPHGDSAVYGTMVRMAQDFNYRYLLVDGHGNFGSIDGDSAAAMRYTEARMARISNELMDDIDKNTIDFRKNFDDSLDEPTVLPAKLPNLLLNGATGIAVGMATNIPPHNLGELVDGILALIDNPELTPLDLMEYIKGPDFPTGGIIDGQKGIRDAYMTGRGKVRVRGKVEIEEQKNGKASIIIREIPYQLNKATLIERIADLVKDKRVTGITDLRDESDRHGIRVVIEVKKGEEPELILNKLYKYTELQNTFGIIMLALVNNAPRVLNLKEILHEYIKHRFEVVTRRTRFDLDKAEKRAHILQGYRIALDNIDRIIEIIRGSSDGNQARELLIEKYAFSDVQARAILDMKLQRLTGLERGKIDAEYAEIEKYIAELREILSDDSKIYEIIKEELLYLKEKYNDKRRTLIENERMEILPEDLIKDENVILTLTNKGYVKRMEVSKYKAQKRGGKGVASQNTIEDDFVESIESASNLDTLMIFTNQGRVFNIKVYEIPETSKQSRGKLMSNIIRTREDEKIRAVIKTRDFSKENEVVFVTKEGLIKKTNLNEFKNINNSGLKAIKLKEDDDIIYVGLIEKIDQEQVFIATKQGYSIRFNSDNVRPTGRDTMGVKSITLRPGDSIVSALLIKDEEGSILTVTENGYGKRTRIDEYPLQARSGKGVINIRCNAKTGAVVSVLPVTEGEELMAITSSGIVIRMPLDTIALYGRATQGVIIMKVDGTEKVVSITRVQSEEEEIDEISESSSVEAEDNIEEAEVVETKED from the coding sequence ATGTCAAATGTTAATAATAGATATATAGAAGACGAGATGAAAGAATCATATCTCGATTATTCCATGAGTGTAATTGTCAGCAGGGCACTTCCAGATGTAAGAGATGGAATGAAACCAGTTCACAGAAGAATACTTTTTGCCATGAGCGAACTTGGAATGACTTATGATAAAGCATATAAAAAATCTGCCAGAATTGTTGGGGAAGTTCTAGGTAAATACCATCCACATGGAGACTCAGCAGTATATGGAACAATGGTAAGAATGGCTCAGGACTTTAACTACAGATATTTACTTGTAGATGGGCATGGAAACTTTGGATCAATAGATGGGGACTCAGCAGCAGCCATGAGATATACAGAAGCAAGGATGGCTAGAATCAGTAATGAACTTATGGATGATATTGATAAGAATACTATTGATTTCAGAAAGAACTTTGACGATTCATTAGATGAACCAACAGTGCTTCCAGCAAAATTACCAAACTTACTTCTTAATGGAGCAACAGGAATCGCAGTAGGAATGGCTACAAATATTCCTCCTCACAACCTTGGAGAACTTGTAGATGGAATACTTGCTCTTATAGATAATCCAGAACTCACTCCTTTAGATTTAATGGAGTATATAAAAGGACCAGACTTCCCTACTGGAGGGATAATTGATGGTCAAAAAGGTATCAGAGATGCCTATATGACTGGAAGAGGTAAAGTAAGAGTAAGGGGTAAGGTAGAAATAGAAGAACAAAAGAATGGAAAAGCTTCTATTATTATCAGAGAAATTCCATATCAATTGAATAAAGCTACTCTTATAGAAAGAATAGCTGACCTTGTAAAAGATAAAAGAGTAACTGGAATAACAGATTTAAGAGATGAGTCTGACAGACATGGAATCAGAGTAGTTATAGAAGTTAAAAAGGGTGAGGAACCAGAGCTTATATTGAATAAGCTATACAAATATACAGAACTTCAAAATACATTTGGTATAATTATGCTTGCTCTTGTAAATAATGCACCAAGAGTCCTTAACCTTAAAGAGATACTTCATGAATATATTAAACATAGATTTGAAGTAGTAACAAGAAGAACTAGATTTGATTTGGATAAAGCTGAAAAAAGAGCTCATATATTGCAAGGTTATAGAATAGCTCTTGATAATATTGATAGAATAATCGAAATTATCAGAGGATCATCAGATGGAAACCAAGCAAGAGAACTTTTAATAGAAAAATATGCTTTCTCAGATGTTCAAGCTAGAGCTATACTGGATATGAAGCTGCAAAGACTTACAGGTTTGGAAAGAGGAAAGATTGATGCTGAATATGCTGAAATTGAAAAATACATAGCTGAATTAAGAGAAATTCTTTCTGATGATTCTAAGATATATGAAATCATAAAAGAAGAACTTCTTTATTTAAAAGAAAAATACAATGATAAAAGAAGAACTCTTATTGAAAATGAAAGAATGGAAATACTTCCAGAAGACCTTATAAAAGATGAAAATGTGATACTTACTCTTACAAATAAAGGATATGTAAAGAGAATGGAAGTAAGTAAATACAAAGCTCAAAAAAGAGGTGGAAAGGGAGTAGCAAGCCAAAATACTATAGAGGATGATTTTGTTGAAAGTATAGAATCAGCTTCAAACTTAGATACTCTTATGATATTTACAAATCAAGGAAGAGTATTTAATATAAAAGTTTATGAGATTCCAGAGACATCTAAACAGTCAAGAGGAAAACTTATGAGCAATATTATCAGAACAAGAGAAGATGAAAAGATAAGAGCTGTCATCAAAACAAGAGATTTCTCTAAGGAGAATGAAGTTGTATTTGTTACTAAAGAAGGATTGATTAAGAAGACTAATCTAAATGAATTTAAAAATATTAATAATTCTGGATTAAAAGCTATCAAATTAAAAGAAGATGATGATATAATATATGTAGGACTAATAGAGAAGATTGATCAAGAACAAGTATTTATTGCTACAAAACAAGGATATTCTATTAGATTCAACAGTGATAATGTAAGACCTACAGGAAGAGATACTATGGGAGTTAAATCAATAACTCTGAGACCTGGAGATTCAATTGTATCAGCACTTCTAATCAAAGATGAAGAAGGAAGCATTCTTACAGTAACAGAAAATGGATATGGAAAAAGAACAAGAATAGATGAATATCCATTACAGGCAAGATCAGGTAAGGGAGTAATTAATATAAGATGCAATGCTAAAACAGGAGCAGTTGTATCAGTACTTCCAGTAACAGAAGGAGAAGAATTAATGGCTATTACTTCATCTGGTATAGTTATTAGAATGCCTCTTGATACAATTGCACTTTATGGAAGAGCTACTCAAGGTGTAATTATAATGAAAGTTGATGGAACTGAAAAAGTAGTATCAATAACTAGAGTACAATCTGAAGAGGAAGAAATAGATGAAATATCAGAATCTAGTTCTGTAGAAGCAGAAGATAACATAGAAGAAGCAGAAGTAGTAGAAACAAAGGAAGACTAA
- the recF gene encoding DNA replication/repair protein RecF (All proteins in this family for which functions are known are DNA-binding proteins that assist the filamentation of RecA onto DNA for the initiation of recombination or recombinational repair.) has translation MEILEINYVNFRNLQDGNVKFFPKLNLFYGKNGQGKTSLLEALYFNSTGKSFRTSKSNEMMKYGHKRTGVYIVYKDNIGEKTLTVKFNNEDKKEYSYNGKRVQYDEFYGKLNVVTYIPEDIVLITGSPSVRRNFFDGEIAQTSNEYFQELKNFNKILKIRNKYLKEKKHKEPEFAIYQDEFVKYGAKVIEKRMEYVKKISIILNLNYRKLFDDKKELSLQYQCHLGNMKKMTLKEIEDALRKRVEEKLGQELRYGFSLSGPQKDDFLFFLNSYEAKSTASQGEKKSIIFSLKLSEIDMVLREKKESPILIIDDISSYFDSNRKDSILNYLEKRNIQVFISSTGGLGIDTKNFYVEKGEISYDRDREHRENDRKGN, from the coding sequence TTGGAAATACTAGAGATAAATTATGTAAATTTTAGAAATCTTCAAGATGGAAATGTAAAATTTTTTCCTAAACTTAATCTTTTTTATGGAAAAAATGGTCAAGGAAAGACTAGTCTCCTGGAAGCATTGTATTTCAATTCTACAGGTAAGAGCTTCAGAACCAGTAAAAGCAATGAAATGATGAAGTATGGACATAAACGAACAGGTGTTTATATAGTTTATAAAGATAATATAGGGGAAAAGACCCTTACTGTAAAATTTAATAATGAAGATAAAAAAGAATATAGCTACAATGGGAAGAGAGTACAGTATGATGAATTTTATGGAAAGCTCAATGTAGTGACATATATTCCTGAAGACATAGTACTGATAACAGGATCTCCTTCTGTCAGAAGGAATTTTTTTGATGGGGAGATAGCTCAAACCAGCAATGAATATTTTCAAGAACTGAAAAACTTTAATAAGATATTGAAAATAAGAAATAAATATTTAAAAGAAAAAAAGCATAAAGAGCCTGAATTTGCTATATATCAAGATGAATTTGTAAAATATGGAGCTAAAGTTATAGAGAAAAGAATGGAATATGTAAAAAAAATATCTATCATTCTTAATCTAAATTATAGAAAACTTTTTGATGATAAAAAAGAACTGAGTCTTCAATATCAATGCCATCTTGGAAATATGAAAAAGATGACTCTGAAAGAAATAGAAGATGCACTTAGAAAAAGGGTAGAGGAAAAATTAGGTCAGGAATTGAGATATGGTTTTTCACTTTCAGGACCTCAAAAAGATGATTTTTTATTCTTTCTAAACTCTTATGAAGCTAAATCAACAGCTTCTCAAGGAGAAAAAAAATCAATTATTTTTTCTTTGAAGCTTTCAGAAATAGATATGGTACTGAGAGAGAAAAAAGAGAGTCCAATTCTTATAATTGATGATATATCTTCATATTTTGATTCTAACAGAAAAGATAGTATACTGAACTATCTGGAAAAAAGAAATATACAGGTTTTTATTAGCTCAACAGGAGGACTTGGAATAGACACTAAAAATTTCTATGTGGAAAAAGGTGAAATTAGCTATGATAGAGATAGAGAACATAGGGAGAATGATAGAAAGGGCAATTGA
- the gyrB gene encoding DNA topoisomerase (ATP-hydrolyzing) subunit B, translating into MSSNYQAENITVLEGLEAVRKRPGMYIGTTSERGLHHLVWEIVDNAVDEALAGYCDKIIVNILPDNIIEVIDNGRGIPVGIHPKYNKSALEIVLTVLHAGGKFENDNYKVSGGLHGVGVSVVNALSEWTDVTVKTDGKIWYQKYNRGIPEEDVKEIGVTTEHGTAVRFKADHEIFETLIYDYNTLKNRLKELAYLNKGLEIHLSDSRKEPYKKEEFKFEGGIVDFLKEITEETEKLIPEPIYMSGEVDNVAVDIAFLYTVNQAEVIYSFVNNINTHEGGTHVSGFRTALTRVINDVGKAQGYLKEKDGKLQGNDIREGVTAIVSVKVPQPQFEGQTKTKLGNSEVTGIVSTLVGTNLKIVLEDNPNDTKIIIEKILNSKKAREAAQKARELVLRKSVLEVGSLPGKLADCSSKNPDECEIYIVEGDSAGGSAKQGRDRSHQAILPLRGKILNVEKAGLHKSLENNEVRAMITAFGTSIGDSFNIEKLRYGKIILMTDADVDGAHIRTLLLTFIYRFMVDLIYNGNVYIAQPPLYKITTGKQIRYAYTDKELKEITEVFEGDDRKYTLQRYKGLGEMNPEQLWDTTMNPDTRTLLQVTIDDARAADMLFDKLMGDKVDPRREFIEENAVYVKNLDI; encoded by the coding sequence ATGAGTAGTAATTATCAAGCGGAAAATATTACGGTCCTTGAAGGACTGGAGGCTGTAAGAAAAAGGCCTGGAATGTATATAGGTACCACTTCTGAAAGAGGACTTCACCATCTTGTATGGGAAATAGTAGACAATGCTGTAGACGAAGCTCTTGCAGGATATTGTGATAAGATTATTGTAAACATACTTCCAGACAACATTATAGAAGTAATTGATAATGGAAGAGGAATACCAGTTGGTATCCATCCTAAGTACAATAAATCAGCTCTAGAGATAGTACTTACTGTCTTACATGCAGGAGGAAAATTTGAAAATGACAACTACAAAGTATCTGGAGGACTTCATGGAGTAGGGGTATCAGTAGTAAATGCCCTTTCAGAATGGACAGATGTAACTGTAAAAACTGATGGGAAAATATGGTATCAAAAATATAATAGAGGTATACCAGAAGAGGATGTAAAAGAGATTGGAGTGACAACAGAACATGGGACAGCAGTAAGATTCAAAGCTGACCATGAGATATTTGAAACTCTTATTTATGATTATAATACTTTAAAAAATAGATTAAAAGAGTTGGCTTATTTAAATAAAGGTTTAGAAATACATTTGAGTGACAGTAGAAAAGAACCTTATAAAAAAGAAGAATTTAAATTCGAAGGAGGTATAGTAGATTTCCTTAAAGAGATAACTGAGGAAACTGAAAAACTTATACCTGAGCCAATATATATGTCTGGAGAAGTTGATAATGTAGCTGTAGACATTGCTTTCCTTTATACAGTAAATCAAGCAGAAGTTATATACTCATTTGTAAATAATATCAACACTCATGAGGGAGGAACTCATGTAAGTGGATTCAGAACTGCTCTGACAAGAGTAATAAATGATGTAGGAAAGGCTCAAGGATATCTGAAGGAAAAAGATGGAAAACTTCAAGGAAATGATATCAGAGAAGGAGTTACAGCAATTGTTTCTGTAAAAGTTCCTCAGCCTCAATTTGAAGGGCAGACTAAAACAAAACTTGGTAACTCAGAGGTTACAGGTATAGTATCAACTTTAGTAGGAACTAATCTGAAAATAGTTCTGGAAGATAATCCGAATGATACTAAGATAATAATAGAAAAAATACTTAATTCTAAAAAAGCCAGAGAAGCAGCTCAAAAAGCTAGAGAGCTGGTACTTAGAAAATCGGTTCTGGAAGTTGGATCACTTCCTGGTAAACTTGCTGACTGTTCATCTAAAAATCCAGATGAATGCGAAATTTACATAGTTGAGGGAGATTCAGCAGGAGGATCAGCAAAACAGGGAAGAGATAGATCTCATCAAGCTATACTTCCATTGAGAGGAAAAATACTGAATGTTGAAAAAGCAGGACTTCATAAATCACTTGAAAATAACGAAGTAAGGGCTATGATAACAGCTTTTGGTACAAGTATTGGTGACAGCTTCAATATAGAAAAACTTAGATATGGAAAGATAATACTTATGACAGATGCTGACGTAGACGGTGCTCACATTAGAACATTACTTCTTACTTTTATATACAGATTTATGGTAGATCTTATCTATAATGGAAATGTATATATTGCACAGCCACCTCTATATAAGATAACTACTGGTAAGCAGATAAGATATGCTTATACAGATAAGGAACTTAAAGAGATAACAGAGGTTTTTGAAGGGGATGACAGAAAATATACTCTTCAAAGATATAAAGGGCTGGGAGAGATGAATCCTGAACAGCTATGGGATACTACTATGAACCCTGATACAAGAACACTTCTGCAGGTAACTATAGATGATGCAAGAGCAGCAGATATGCTTTTTGATAAATTAATGGGAGATAAAGTAGATCCTAGAAGAGAATTTATAGAAGAGAATGCAGTATATGTAAAAAATCTTGATATCTAA
- the remB gene encoding extracellular matrix regulator RemB, producing MYIYLENELIISAKDIISIIDYIHFKSNDNKEFYNSEIKIKKIINLAPEEEKSVVITDDKIYFTSYALSTLMSRGNEYLRISGGSNSNE from the coding sequence ATGTATATTTATTTAGAAAATGAACTGATAATTTCAGCAAAGGATATTATAAGTATTATTGATTATATACATTTTAAAAGTAATGATAATAAAGAGTTTTATAATAGTGAAATAAAAATTAAAAAAATAATAAATTTAGCTCCAGAAGAGGAGAAAAGTGTAGTGATAACTGATGATAAAATATATTTTACATCATATGCATTATCAACTCTGATGAGCCGAGGAAATGAGTATCTTAGAATAAGCGGAGGTAGTAATAGTAATGAGTAG
- a CDS encoding replication initiator protein A, translating into MKKDDSADNNFEILDSFKISQSGSLVEDIRNVEIKLNTVPDIEVREVVIKETGNFLNLKENIINIPVEMIVFPFFTPQKQNKRVNFQYSFEDLGVTMYCTLVAKDNADKVFQPSTFEEKIYTYLISMYEIKKELEDSDEYIEFEISDFIVSFLGNKMNRTYYSKVEQALKNLKNTEYQFIVSNHTKLGKYKFEDEEFKLLTYQKLKKGKKIYYRVTLNKNIRQKIKDKRYIKYNSKSLLEILTKDPIAGRIYKYISKIRYESMDGRINLRTLAAIIPLKTEQVTERVNKNGEIKQYILCRVKQVLKRIEKAFDVLVEMGYIIKYNSDYIKEEDNYYINYIFNKEKDGECHVSSFLENKSAKDMGRKRPTAIAAKNNLDIEDAEVVEYGSKEKISKPEIKHKEPAIEFPGDIMEKVQKAKRNIYVQRAWDRRTDNKIKKICREEGETTAKEVLSILYKNLNGNIKTTLVQYINGILKNISADESSSNKQNLTLFNNIVKEKGLKSKKKINQARRSVKKPVISSIKDIINDTDIPKDLMAEYNNYDEFEKLKIEEKALKICSQEEGIDVNFLLTMKSKSKNIYLNTIKRYIERVIKDE; encoded by the coding sequence ATGAAAAAAGATGACTCTGCAGATAATAATTTTGAAATTTTAGATAGTTTCAAGATATCACAAAGTGGATCACTAGTAGAAGATATAAGGAATGTTGAAATAAAACTTAATACAGTTCCTGATATAGAAGTGAGAGAAGTGGTTATCAAAGAAACAGGAAATTTCTTAAATCTTAAAGAGAATATTATTAATATTCCTGTTGAAATGATTGTATTTCCTTTCTTTACTCCACAAAAACAAAATAAAAGGGTAAATTTTCAATATTCATTTGAAGATCTGGGAGTTACAATGTATTGTACTCTTGTAGCAAAAGATAATGCTGACAAAGTTTTCCAGCCTTCAACATTTGAAGAAAAAATATATACATATCTTATTTCAATGTATGAGATAAAAAAAGAGCTAGAGGATTCAGATGAATATATAGAGTTTGAAATTTCAGATTTTATAGTAAGCTTCCTTGGAAATAAAATGAATAGAACTTACTACTCAAAAGTAGAACAAGCTTTGAAAAATTTAAAAAATACAGAGTATCAATTTATCGTTTCTAATCATACAAAGCTTGGAAAATATAAATTTGAAGATGAGGAATTTAAACTTCTAACATATCAAAAACTTAAAAAAGGAAAAAAAATATATTATAGAGTTACTTTGAATAAAAATATAAGACAGAAGATAAAAGATAAAAGATATATAAAATACAATTCTAAATCACTTCTTGAAATATTGACAAAGGATCCTATTGCAGGAAGAATATATAAATACATAAGTAAAATAAGATATGAAAGTATGGATGGAAGAATAAATCTTAGAACTCTTGCAGCAATAATCCCTTTGAAAACAGAACAGGTCACTGAAAGAGTAAATAAAAATGGTGAAATAAAACAATATATCCTATGCAGAGTTAAGCAAGTATTGAAAAGAATAGAAAAAGCTTTTGATGTACTTGTAGAGATGGGATATATTATTAAATATAATTCAGACTACATAAAAGAAGAGGACAATTACTATATTAACTACATTTTCAATAAAGAGAAAGATGGAGAATGTCATGTATCTTCTTTCCTTGAAAATAAAAGTGCAAAGGATATGGGAAGAAAAAGACCAACAGCAATTGCAGCTAAAAATAATTTAGACATAGAAGATGCTGAAGTGGTTGAATATGGTTCAAAAGAAAAAATATCTAAACCAGAGATTAAACATAAAGAACCAGCTATAGAGTTTCCAGGAGATATAATGGAAAAGGTGCAAAAAGCTAAAAGAAACATCTATGTACAGAGGGCGTGGGACAGAAGAACTGACAATAAAATAAAGAAAATATGCAGAGAAGAGGGAGAAACAACAGCAAAAGAAGTTCTTTCTATACTGTATAAAAATCTTAATGGAAATATAAAAACAACTCTTGTACAATATATTAATGGGATACTTAAAAATATTTCTGCTGATGAAAGCAGTAGTAACAAACAGAATCTTACTCTTTTCAATAACATAGTAAAAGAAAAAGGATTGAAGAGTAAGAAAAAGATTAATCAAGCTAGAAGAAGTGTTAAAAAACCTGTTATAAGCAGTATTAAAGATATAATAAATGATACTGATATACCAAAGGATTTAATGGCTGAATATAATAACTATGATGAATTTGAAAAATTAAAGATAGAGGAAAAAGCATTGAAAATATGTTCACAGGAAGAGGGAATAGATGTTAATTTTCTTCTTACTATGAAATCAAAATCTAAGAATATATACTTAAATACTATAAAAAGATATATTGAAAGAGTAATAAAAGATGAATAA